DNA from Pyramidobacter piscolens W5455:
AATATTTTGGCAAACTCCCCGTTGCTTCGCAGGTGTTCTATTATGGCGAATGCCTAAAGCAGTTCTCGCAGATTCCAATTGTACGCGCCTATGGGATGGCTCTTAAGCAGCTTAAGAAGCGCAACAGAATTAGAGTTAATGAATTTAAGAAGATACCATACGAGTTAAAATCCCTAATATACTTTGCCAGTCCATCGATATCTGACTGGCAAGCCATCAATGGCTTTTTAAATCAAAAATATGGAGGATAATCTATGTATTTCCCGTATGTTCGAGGCCGGCAATACGAGTTGCTTGCGCTACGCGAGCTAGCGACAAATAATCTCTTGGGTGATTCCGTTACTCCCATTGTTGAACCTGTAAAACTCTCCCCTACCCTTGTAAATGTGATGGCGGAGTTTATTAAGATCGGACATCCCATTTCGATTATACGAAATCCCGCAGTGGGTACTTTTATGTCTGATTGGCAAGATGTTCAAGAACAATCAAAAGAAGCTGCGTATAAGCAACGTTTTTCAGAGCAATATAAGGATTCAACTATAATTAAGTCACTTATAATGCAGGAAAATGCAAAAGTTTTGCTTGAGCTTTGGGATGAACAAAACGTTAATAAATCGGATTTGCTTGTTATCAATACTGATCGAGATTATTTAGAACTATACGAGAGCACATTCGAAACAGAGGTCCCCCGCTATGTGTTGATGCCGGATGAGAGTGTATTCAGGCGTAAAGTACGTCATCATAAAGTTTTACTTGATGACAAGTTCGAAAGGCAAGGTAGAAACGCAGATTATCAAGAAAGCGAAGATGAATTCTTTTCTGACGACCATTTATTCTATAAAGAAGATGGTTTTATCGGTTTTTCTGACTATTCAGTAGTTGGCAATGAGTACCTTGAAGCTGGATTTGCGCCCTATGCGGTAGCTATTCATATAGTGTATTTTACATCTGACAAGACTTTACGTGTTAGGCATTTTGTCTCGGATTCCAACGAGGATATCACAAACCCTGCTTTGAAGTTCTACGAAGCAGTATCAAAGCTGGCTGCGTGGTACAATGCTGGTCCGCACCCTGTTGAGATGACCTCAGGTCTCCGAACTTTTTTACAGCATC
Protein-coding regions in this window:
- a CDS encoding sce7725 family protein; the encoded protein is MYFPYVRGRQYELLALRELATNNLLGDSVTPIVEPVKLSPTLVNVMAEFIKIGHPISIIRNPAVGTFMSDWQDVQEQSKEAAYKQRFSEQYKDSTIIKSLIMQENAKVLLELWDEQNVNKSDLLVINTDRDYLELYESTFETEVPRYVLMPDESVFRRKVRHHKVLLDDKFERQGRNADYQESEDEFFSDDHLFYKEDGFIGFSDYSVVGNEYLEAGFAPYAVAIHIVYFTSDKTLRVRHFVSDSNEDITNPALKFYEAVSKLAAWYNAGPHPVEMTSGLRTFLQHHEQQSYPGLGTVKKLSLMHHLELMGKFLARGNAYVLLQ